Proteins from one Halopseudomonas pelagia genomic window:
- a CDS encoding YcjF family protein, which yields MSFLQRAYRRLNPEKKADLEPAFRYSAEHLPTLWLIGKTGAGKSSFIRAVTGHSDIEVGRGFRPCTETAVRYDFPASTPVMTFMDTRGLAEAGYDASADIKACEGSSHALVIVMRADDPEQSELLHAIKQIKRSGKINNALVVHTGIELLDTQDEQRRCVLHNQQSVEKIWGEIDYAAVDLVGRDGTPVGIPDLIEKLGNFLPIVAELFERKGNSNVEEANFQKLKTEIMWYAGAAGATDAVPVLGLVTVPTIQTKMLHSLANKYGLEWDKRLITELVSTLGVGFGVQYASRLGIQQLVKLIPVYGQTVGAASAAVTSYCVTYALGRVGCIYFFNKKRGEPTSAEELKATYRKAFEHIMPVAKNDVKNDA from the coding sequence ATGAGTTTTTTGCAACGCGCCTATCGCCGGCTCAACCCGGAGAAAAAGGCCGACCTGGAACCCGCCTTCCGGTACAGCGCCGAACATCTGCCGACCCTGTGGTTGATCGGCAAGACCGGTGCGGGCAAATCATCCTTTATCCGCGCCGTCACCGGCCACAGCGACATCGAAGTCGGTCGCGGCTTTCGCCCCTGTACCGAAACCGCCGTGCGCTACGACTTCCCTGCCAGCACCCCGGTCATGACCTTCATGGATACCCGCGGCCTGGCCGAAGCCGGGTACGACGCTTCTGCGGATATCAAGGCCTGTGAAGGCAGCAGTCACGCGTTGGTCATCGTCATGCGCGCTGACGACCCCGAGCAATCGGAATTGCTGCACGCAATCAAACAGATCAAGCGCTCCGGCAAGATCAATAACGCCCTGGTGGTGCATACCGGTATCGAACTGCTCGACACCCAGGATGAACAGCGGCGCTGCGTACTACACAACCAGCAGTCAGTAGAAAAAATCTGGGGTGAGATCGACTATGCGGCCGTTGATCTGGTTGGCCGCGACGGCACGCCAGTGGGCATTCCCGATTTGATCGAAAAGCTGGGTAATTTCCTGCCGATTGTCGCTGAGCTGTTCGAGCGCAAGGGCAACAGCAACGTTGAAGAAGCCAACTTTCAGAAGCTCAAAACTGAAATCATGTGGTACGCCGGCGCAGCCGGTGCCACCGACGCCGTACCGGTCCTCGGCCTGGTGACGGTGCCGACGATCCAGACCAAGATGCTACATAGCCTGGCCAACAAATACGGGCTGGAATGGGACAAACGCCTGATTACCGAACTGGTCAGTACCCTGGGTGTGGGCTTTGGCGTTCAGTACGCTTCACGCCTGGGTATTCAGCAACTGGTCAAGCTGATCCCGGTGTATGGCCAGACCGTTGGCGCCGCCTCCGCTGCGGTGACCAGCTACTGCGTTACCTACGCCTTGGGGCGAGTCGGCTGCATCTACTTCTTCAACAAGAAACGCGGCGAGCCGACCTCTGCGGAAGAGCTCAAGGCGACCTACCGCAAGGCCTTCGAACACATCATGCCAGTGGCAAAAAATGACGTTAAAAACGACGCTTAG
- the cptA gene encoding phosphoethanolamine transferase CptA encodes MRAFARKHPIIWAYCFIAFFSFSYHIPLYFLGLSGTTGLRQTVLMSFLWLLPVVLLPRYSRWLLALAGLVMWPAALTSIFYFIIYGQEFSQSAIFIAFESNAAESSEFIRSYWQWWFVPLLLVYSAIPIWMWQQLPLVSLSRRQQTAYGSVFALIAFWPFIGTLAAAPQAPMADAAYHQIVRMEPAAPWNLVFGYVKYQQQMADMTDLLQQNRKIKPLENLVAVEALPDTVVLVLGESTNRQRMSLYGYPRETTPRLDALNEKGDLLVFRDVVTPRPYTIEALQQILSFADAKSPERFFNEPTLLNMMKQAGYEITWITNQQTQTRRNTMLTTFSQMADHQVYLNNNRQQNAHQYDGDVLAPVAQALASGAKKKLVIVHMLGTHRGYHYRYPDSYAHFRDNAGAPAWITSDLLAEYNSYDNAVRYNDFVVASLIDVARERDEKSLLVYFSDHGEEVFDNPDELFTGRNEGAPTSAMYTVPFLVWTSPAFKRERDVSTWAAGQSRPYSNARFIHTFAQMVGLSFDRLQPQDSLISAEFVASPRWIGDPLNPKTLRDYDATVNVKKISVAQTVSPEPAGI; translated from the coding sequence ATGCGCGCATTTGCTCGAAAACACCCAATTATCTGGGCCTACTGCTTTATCGCTTTTTTCTCATTTAGTTATCACATTCCGCTCTATTTTCTGGGATTGTCCGGCACCACCGGGCTGCGCCAGACGGTCCTGATGAGCTTTCTCTGGTTGCTGCCGGTGGTGTTGCTGCCGCGTTACTCCCGGTGGTTGCTCGCCCTGGCGGGGTTGGTAATGTGGCCCGCAGCGCTGACCTCGATCTTCTATTTCATCATTTACGGTCAGGAATTTTCGCAGAGTGCGATCTTTATCGCCTTCGAGTCAAATGCAGCTGAGAGCAGCGAGTTTATTCGCTCCTACTGGCAATGGTGGTTTGTGCCTTTGCTGCTGGTTTATAGCGCAATTCCGATCTGGATGTGGCAACAACTGCCATTGGTCAGCCTCAGCCGCCGCCAGCAAACAGCTTACGGCTCGGTGTTTGCGCTGATCGCTTTCTGGCCTTTTATCGGCACTCTGGCTGCGGCACCGCAGGCGCCAATGGCTGACGCGGCTTACCATCAGATCGTTCGCATGGAGCCCGCAGCACCATGGAACCTGGTGTTCGGTTATGTGAAATATCAACAGCAGATGGCCGACATGACCGACCTGCTGCAGCAGAACCGCAAAATCAAGCCGTTGGAGAACCTGGTGGCGGTAGAGGCGTTGCCTGACACCGTGGTGCTGGTATTGGGCGAGTCGACCAACCGCCAACGCATGAGCCTGTATGGCTATCCGCGGGAGACGACGCCGCGTCTGGATGCGTTAAACGAGAAGGGCGACCTGCTGGTGTTTCGCGATGTGGTCACGCCACGGCCCTACACCATCGAGGCATTGCAGCAGATCCTGTCCTTTGCCGACGCAAAAAGCCCGGAGCGGTTTTTCAACGAGCCGACCCTGCTCAACATGATGAAACAGGCGGGCTACGAAATTACCTGGATCACCAATCAGCAGACTCAGACACGTCGCAATACCATGCTGACGACCTTCTCGCAGATGGCAGATCATCAAGTGTATCTGAACAACAATCGGCAGCAGAATGCCCATCAATACGACGGGGACGTATTGGCACCCGTAGCCCAGGCACTGGCTTCCGGGGCAAAAAAGAAGCTGGTCATCGTCCATATGCTCGGCACCCACCGCGGTTATCACTATCGCTATCCCGACTCTTATGCTCATTTCCGCGACAACGCTGGCGCACCGGCCTGGATAACTTCCGATCTGCTGGCCGAGTACAACAGCTACGATAACGCAGTGCGCTATAACGATTTTGTGGTGGCGAGTCTGATTGATGTCGCCCGTGAGCGCGATGAGAAAAGCCTGCTGGTGTATTTTTCCGATCATGGTGAAGAAGTATTCGACAATCCGGATGAGCTGTTTACCGGCCGTAATGAGGGCGCCCCTACATCAGCGATGTATACCGTGCCATTTCTGGTCTGGACTTCCCCAGCGTTCAAGCGGGAACGGGATGTCAGCACCTGGGCGGCAGGGCAGAGTCGACCCTATTCCAATGCTCGCTTCATTCATACTTTCGCGCAGATGGTCGGGCTGAGTTTTGACCGCTTGCAGCCGCAGGACAGTCTGATATCAGCTGAATTTGTCGCATCACCCCGTTGGATCGGCGATCCACTGAACCCGAAAACATTGCGTGATTATGACGCTACGGTGAATGTGAAAAAGATCAGTGTGGCGCAAACAGTCTCGCCGGAGCCAGCAGGCATATAG
- a CDS encoding sulfatase-like hydrolase/transferase — protein sequence MFSHSGLSKQRHFLRALALITSALLLSACLDSDGGSSSADNDAAPPPENTKPNLILIIADDVGVDQLASFGFGGAEPPATPTIDSLAATGVSFNNTWSMPTCSTTRAALLSGRYPPRTNVNTAIVSTDFANSQTSPFERSLPTVLGEQGYVSAYVGKIHVTGSDVNPANHPFGDEAIRALGFDYFAGYFDGGPRPIDVTAGLDNLDSSAAPYTCGFVPLATDHPQGADTGACYQPSGACEELTADGSSVPGKMCLERGGLFDPNQQCASTLPAYLDFTRQNAYYTAEVVISEESGSQQLEVDNPATRLYRTQLESNFAIDWIQAQSDEQPWMLSLGYSASHAPLQPTPASLTPETGALDIGIACDNGADTRKLMNQNMEAMDTEIRRVLLAAGVYIENANGDLEYNPASNTVVAFIGDNGTYGPVVKDPFLPARSKGTVYQGGIWVPLIVTGATVEQPGRSVGAMVNSTDLYHLFATLGGADLSAPEVADRLDAQPMDAYLASAEAIPIRDSNFSMSGRNLASAIPQPCVLTDVNICLQLFPQKGLCISEGGTWYGDDGVVPGQSFTSCCAVNTYRVSEGEAPFDILAETQRTVRDDRFKLLQLEEPNCDAGGLTESFEFYEINESGSELGLDNLDAQDLLTRSALTAEQQQHYNTLLAELDSIVDSEPTCPGDGNLDRVINEQDLKDWSYFSQLNGGRSSWYDFNLDGQTDAADRQIIEDNLGLECL from the coding sequence TTGTTCAGCCATTCAGGCCTCTCAAAACAAAGACATTTTCTGCGCGCATTGGCGCTGATCACATCAGCCCTGCTGTTGAGCGCCTGTCTCGACAGCGACGGTGGATCCTCTTCCGCCGACAATGATGCTGCTCCACCGCCCGAAAACACCAAACCCAATCTGATTCTGATCATCGCCGATGACGTTGGCGTGGATCAGCTTGCCAGCTTCGGATTCGGTGGCGCGGAGCCTCCGGCTACGCCAACCATCGACAGCCTGGCAGCTACCGGTGTGAGCTTCAACAACACCTGGTCCATGCCGACCTGCTCGACGACGCGGGCCGCCCTGCTCAGCGGGCGTTATCCACCGCGCACCAATGTGAACACCGCCATCGTATCGACCGACTTCGCCAATTCGCAGACCTCGCCCTTTGAGCGCTCGCTGCCCACGGTACTGGGTGAGCAAGGTTACGTCAGTGCTTATGTCGGCAAGATTCACGTCACCGGCTCGGATGTGAATCCGGCCAACCACCCCTTTGGCGACGAAGCCATTCGCGCACTGGGCTTTGATTATTTTGCCGGCTACTTTGATGGCGGCCCACGGCCGATTGATGTGACTGCCGGGCTGGACAATCTCGACAGCAGCGCTGCGCCCTACACCTGTGGTTTTGTGCCTCTGGCCACCGACCACCCGCAAGGTGCCGATACCGGTGCCTGCTATCAACCCAGCGGTGCCTGTGAAGAGCTGACTGCCGATGGTAGCTCGGTACCGGGCAAGATGTGTCTGGAGCGTGGCGGCTTGTTTGACCCCAATCAGCAGTGCGCGTCGACGTTGCCGGCCTATCTCGACTTCACCCGGCAGAACGCCTATTACACTGCCGAAGTGGTCATCAGCGAAGAAAGTGGATCGCAGCAGTTGGAGGTAGATAATCCCGCCACGCGTCTGTACCGCACACAGTTGGAATCCAATTTTGCCATCGACTGGATCCAGGCCCAGTCCGATGAACAACCCTGGATGCTGTCGCTTGGTTATTCCGCATCACACGCCCCGCTGCAGCCGACCCCGGCCAGCCTGACACCTGAAACCGGCGCCCTGGATATCGGCATCGCCTGTGACAATGGCGCCGATACACGTAAGCTGATGAATCAGAATATGGAGGCGATGGATACCGAGATTCGCCGCGTGCTGTTGGCAGCGGGTGTCTATATCGAGAACGCCAACGGCGACCTGGAATACAACCCGGCAAGTAATACCGTCGTGGCCTTTATCGGCGATAACGGTACCTACGGCCCGGTGGTCAAGGACCCTTTCCTGCCCGCGCGCAGCAAGGGCACTGTCTATCAGGGCGGTATCTGGGTGCCTTTGATCGTTACCGGCGCCACCGTTGAGCAACCTGGGCGTTCCGTCGGTGCCATGGTCAATTCCACCGACCTCTATCACCTGTTTGCGACATTGGGCGGTGCTGACCTGAGTGCGCCCGAAGTAGCGGACCGGCTGGACGCACAACCCATGGATGCCTACCTCGCCAGCGCCGAGGCAATACCCATACGGGACAGCAACTTCTCCATGTCCGGGCGCAATCTGGCCAGCGCCATCCCGCAGCCTTGCGTACTGACCGATGTGAATATCTGCCTGCAATTGTTCCCGCAAAAAGGGTTGTGCATCTCCGAAGGCGGCACCTGGTATGGCGACGATGGCGTCGTGCCCGGCCAGTCCTTCACCTCTTGCTGTGCGGTGAATACCTACCGGGTGAGTGAAGGCGAAGCGCCCTTCGACATCCTTGCCGAAACCCAACGCACCGTGCGTGATGACCGATTCAAGCTGCTGCAGCTGGAAGAACCCAATTGCGATGCAGGCGGTCTGACCGAGAGCTTTGAGTTCTATGAAATCAACGAAAGCGGCTCGGAGCTGGGCCTGGACAACCTGGATGCACAGGACCTACTCACCCGCTCCGCGCTGACGGCGGAACAGCAGCAGCATTACAATACTCTGCTGGCCGAGCTCGACAGCATTGTTGACTCGGAGCCCACTTGCCCTGGCGACGGCAATCTGGACCGTGTTATCAACGAGCAGGATCTGAAGGACTGGAGCTACTTCTCGCAACTCAACGGCGGGCGCTCCAGCTGGTACGACTTCAACCTGGACGGCCAGACCGATGCGGCAGATCGCCAGATCATCGAAGACAACCTGGGGCTGGAATGCCTATAA